A genomic window from Alkalihalobacillus sp. AL-G includes:
- the erpA gene encoding iron-sulfur cluster insertion protein ErpA, protein MKGVIQVITITESAVDQIKQMMAAEEDENLFLRVGVQGGGCSGLSYGMGFDSEVKESDTKFEQHGIGVIVDPESKKILEGVIIDYKQNMMGGGFTIDNPNAIASCGCGSSFKTATNTGTPEEC, encoded by the coding sequence ATGAAAGGAGTGATTCAAGTGATTACCATCACAGAATCTGCCGTAGATCAAATAAAGCAAATGATGGCTGCTGAAGAAGACGAAAACCTCTTTCTTCGTGTCGGAGTTCAAGGTGGAGGCTGTAGCGGCCTTTCATATGGGATGGGCTTTGACTCAGAGGTAAAGGAAAGCGATACAAAGTTTGAACAGCATGGAATTGGAGTCATTGTCGACCCGGAAAGCAAGAAAATCCTTGAAGGTGTGATCATTGATTATAAGCAAAACATGATGGGCGGTGGCTTCACGATCGATAATCCGAATGCAATTGCTTCATGTGGTTGCGGCTCTTCGTTCAAAACGGCCACAAACACAGGTACACCAGAGGAATGCTAG
- a CDS encoding aspartyl-phosphate phosphatase Spo0E family protein, giving the protein MLTTSNRELFKNYNEHIECLRKEMIRTASVLGLNHPKVLYYSQEIDRKHNDLLRLKQNV; this is encoded by the coding sequence ATGTTAACAACATCTAATCGGGAACTGTTCAAAAATTATAATGAACATATCGAATGTTTGCGTAAAGAGATGATTCGTACCGCAAGCGTTCTAGGGTTGAATCACCCAAAAGTGTTGTACTATAGCCAGGAAATTGACAGAAAGCACAATGACCTTTTACGATTAAAACAAAACGTCTAA